TGGGTGTACTATGCATTGAATACAGAGTTACCTGGCTGGATGCAGCAAGTTTTACAGCGTACTTTGCTTGGTGAGCCCGCTATTATTGAGCAGGAACTGGCCAGGCTAGATCTAATGGGAGACAGGCCTGCGCGTCAACAAAGTTGTTGTGCCTAGCCCGTTTTGAGGTAGGTGAGCCAATCATTTTCATGCCTGAGCATCATAGCATGCTTTTTTGACCCCAAATGTGCGAGTTTATCTTGCTCGCTCAGAAAGGGTCCTGCACGGCACATAGCACAATGATTTTGTGTTAAATAGGGCGGCAGATAAAGCGATTCACGCAAAGCTGTGTGAGGTTTTGCTGACCAGTAATAAGTGATACCGCTGGTATCTTTAACATGTTTATCTCTGTCGACATTGCGGATCCGATAGCCCTCGAATGCATTTATATTGAACTCACTCTGGCCCAGATAATGATAGTCCAGCCCGTTACATAGCGAGTCCTCCAGATTCCATTCGCAATAAGGTTTGACATCTTTCGAGGTGATCAGGGTGAGCATTGGGCCCGCAGGGTCAAGTGCAAAGCGGTGGCTGAAATCGATAAAGTTACGTAACAAACGTCGATTCAGTGTGTTTGTCGATAGTGGTTGAGCATCAAATGCCTGTTTGCTGGTAAATGCAGGGATCAAAGGAAACTGGAAAATCACTGCGTCAAACTGCTTTCCTTGTAAGGCTTCCCAGCAGCTTGGATTATTGACGTCAAATTCGCTCAGCACAGTCACATTTGAATCGCGTAAATGGTCCAAAGCATGAAGCTGGTATTTGCTTCTCAGGGTGGCTTCATCGTCATAGATACTGGCACATAAATGACCGGGTTTTAACTGTCTGCTCAGTGATAAGGAAAAGCTTAGATCACCATCGCCAACGGTCAAAATGCGCCAATTTGCATCTATTAACATAACATTACTACCCAGGAAAATAACAAAGGCGCGATGATAACAGATGCACAGTGGGGGATAAACCAGGCGACTCAGATCTGAGCCACCCGGGATAAAACTAGTGTGTTACTTCATCCAGCAATCTGAGCACATCACGGCTGGCCTGTTCCATGCGATTAAGCTCGCCGATGGCTTTTTGCTTTTCACCGGCAACAAACAGAGTCATTGCTTCGACACCGGCACGATGGACCTCCCTATGCGGGCCGTCAATACGATTGAGTAATCCCGATTTATTCATTACTTTGCCCGCTTCACCGCTGAGCCACTTGCCCAGACGGCAGCTTGTGTGGTCGGCAAACTCGGTGATTTGTTTGTTACTATTGCCTGCAATGACGCCGTATACTTCACCCTTCCATACAACATGATCGAGCTTTGCTGTTTGTACAAAAGTTTGCAGCGATGCTGAGACAATGGTCTGCTTCATAGAGCCGCAGCAACTTACAATATTACCGTATTCATCGTTGAGGTGGGCAATACTTGAGGATAGGTCGTTGTTAGAGTTTTGGATGACATTCACCCCATCGACTGTAAGCTGGGTTGTATCTATGATCTTTTTAACCAGATCTGATACTTCGTTCGCCGACTCGTTGGTGTTGTTTGCCAGTGCCCGAACTTCATCGGCAACCACACTAAAGCCACGACCAGCTTCGCCGGCACGGGCTGCCTCGATAGCGGCATTGAGTGCCAGAAGGTTGGTCTGATCAGAGATTTTTGAAATCGTGGTGACAAAAGTATTGATGTTATCTGCCATATGCGACAGGCCAGAAATATTGTCGGTCATGCTGGCCATATTGGTCGACAGACTGGACATGCCTGAGAGGATCTTTTCCAATGATGACTCTGAGGTTTCAAACGAGGCACTGACCTGAGAAATTGAGCTGCTTTCTTCCTCTATCTGATGCAGGCTGCGCAGCACGGCGTCACGTACTTCGTGGATCTGACCAAGTCCGGAAAGTGCACATTGCAAAAGCTGATTGTCCGTATTGTCGTTTAGTTGCTGTTGTGCTTCAACAAGCTCATTTTGCATTGCTTGTTTTTCTGCCTCCAGTTGCTCATATGCCTGTCGTTGTGCGGCCAATTCTGCTTTCAACTGTTGGATTTCCGATTGTTGACTGGTATTGGCAAAAAGATTCTTTAACACTGAGGTTCCCTCGACTATCAAAACTGCCAGCAGCATAACAGTCAAGCCACTAAAGTGCTAGATTTATGTAAATAAACAATGAGCTACATAAAAAATAAGTAAAAAGAGCGGGGTTTGACCGTGGCTAAAACACCGAAAAATACATAGTAAATACTCAGTACTTGTCGGTGTTATCTGACGGAGGCGCGGATACTTTTATTGGCTTTGTTCTCATACATACCGATATCAGCCTTGTGGAGTAATACATCCGGGTCTTCAGCTGGGTCGGCCGCAGTTCTGCCTATGCTTACCCCAACACCATATTCAAAGACCTCTTCTAACAACTGTGCCCGCAGGGCATCTTCTTTTAATACTGTTTCACTGGTAAAGGCCACGAACTCATCGCCACCTATCCGAAAGCAGGCATCAGCCGTGAATTCGCGCGTCATCGCTTCAGCCACTTTTTTTAGTATCTTATCGCCAATATTGTGACCATATTTATCATTGGCTTGCTTAAAGTTATCCAGATCGAAGTAATACAGGTAAGCACTGGAGGTACACAAACGTTCAAATTGTTCAAAGCAGGCGCGTCGATTTCCCAGCCCTGTCAATTCGTCGTGTGTTGCATCAAATTTTAACTTTTGTTCCAGTTTTTGGCGCTCTTCGATTTCGTGGTTGAGTGCACTGATGGTTTCGCGTTTTTGCTTAATAATGGTATGCATGCCGTAGCACACCAACATAAAGCCCAGATGCTTTAACGACGTGTCAAAGGTGTTGACGGGAATGAGCTCAATGGTCATCAGATCATCAAGGAGATCCAGTAACAGGCCAATACAGTAGATCCCCCAGGCGTATAACAGCAGCTTATGTTGCAGGTGAGGCAGGCTGAACACCAGCACAGTTAATGAAATGGCAAACCATATCAGCTCTTCTACCGTTGCCCCAAAAGAAGCATGGTTGCCGTAGAGTAAGATAATGACACAAGCTGTTGCAAGCCAGATCAGAGCCAGTAGTAATTTTTGACGCATACGCAACCCTCCGTATCCCCTTTAGTTATAGCAGGTTTTAATCGGGCTGTGGCGATGTGAGTTCACCCGGCAAGTTCGACTGCCTGTGCGACCATGAATAAATGGCTGACAAAGACAACGGAAGTCAGCGTGAAGCGCATTTTTTGATAATCCTGATGCGTCTCCTGCCAGGCCGGGGCGCTGCGTTCAAAAATTAACACCAGCCAATAAGCCACTGACAGGTAGCTTAGCATCACGACTTGAGAAGCGACGGCGAGCAAGGGGAAAGGGACGATCACCAGAATGGCGATTACGGCACGCTGTTGCGATTGCTCACCCGGGCGCCATAGGCTGCCAGCCAGAAAGGCCAAAACGCCCAGGCTATAGTAGCTAAACGCGTCGATAACGGCCGTTGAGCTGCCAACCATTAATGTGAGTGCCACACAGAGTAAGAAAGGAATAAAGCCAATGTAGGCCAGCATAATGTGGTTAAAGTATGAGTGCATCCAAGTCTCTTAAAAGTTTGTTCTGACTAATGTTTTAATTATATCTGATATACGCATAAACTTTGCCAAAGTTTCATCAATTTTTTGGATTACTGTAATCCGAACAATCCATTTTAATAATATTTAAATCCCCTCTATCTTAGTAATCACACAGAGACAACATGGCTGATACAGCATCAGGCCTGTGACCCTTTAACCTAAAAACTGAGAGAGAAAAAACATGACTACCTCTTTGATTAACACCCAGATCCAACCTTTTAACGCGACCGCTTTTCACCATGGTGAGTTTGTTGATGTGAGTGAAAAAGACCTGCTTGGCAAATGGTCAATTGTCTTTTTCTACCCGGCCGATTTCACCTTTGTATGTCCTACCGAGCTGGGCGATTTGGCTGACCATTATGCACAGTTACAAGAGATGGGCGTTGAGG
The window above is part of the Pseudoalteromonas rubra genome. Proteins encoded here:
- a CDS encoding class I SAM-dependent methyltransferase — translated: MLIDANWRILTVGDGDLSFSLSLSRQLKPGHLCASIYDDEATLRSKYQLHALDHLRDSNVTVLSEFDVNNPSCWEALQGKQFDAVIFQFPLIPAFTSKQAFDAQPLSTNTLNRRLLRNFIDFSHRFALDPAGPMLTLITSKDVKPYCEWNLEDSLCNGLDYHYLGQSEFNINAFEGYRIRNVDRDKHVKDTSGITYYWSAKPHTALRESLYLPPYLTQNHCAMCRAGPFLSEQDKLAHLGSKKHAMMLRHENDWLTYLKTG
- a CDS encoding methyl-accepting chemotaxis protein, encoding MLKNLFANTSQQSEIQQLKAELAAQRQAYEQLEAEKQAMQNELVEAQQQLNDNTDNQLLQCALSGLGQIHEVRDAVLRSLHQIEEESSSISQVSASFETSESSLEKILSGMSSLSTNMASMTDNISGLSHMADNINTFVTTISKISDQTNLLALNAAIEAARAGEAGRGFSVVADEVRALANNTNESANEVSDLVKKIIDTTQLTVDGVNVIQNSNNDLSSSIAHLNDEYGNIVSCCGSMKQTIVSASLQTFVQTAKLDHVVWKGEVYGVIAGNSNKQITEFADHTSCRLGKWLSGEAGKVMNKSGLLNRIDGPHREVHRAGVEAMTLFVAGEKQKAIGELNRMEQASRDVLRLLDEVTH
- a CDS encoding GGDEF domain-containing protein, with the protein product MRQKLLLALIWLATACVIILLYGNHASFGATVEELIWFAISLTVLVFSLPHLQHKLLLYAWGIYCIGLLLDLLDDLMTIELIPVNTFDTSLKHLGFMLVCYGMHTIIKQKRETISALNHEIEERQKLEQKLKFDATHDELTGLGNRRACFEQFERLCTSSAYLYYFDLDNFKQANDKYGHNIGDKILKKVAEAMTREFTADACFRIGGDEFVAFTSETVLKEDALRAQLLEEVFEYGVGVSIGRTAADPAEDPDVLLHKADIGMYENKANKSIRASVR
- a CDS encoding DUF3429 family protein; the protein is MHSYFNHIMLAYIGFIPFLLCVALTLMVGSSTAVIDAFSYYSLGVLAFLAGSLWRPGEQSQQRAVIAILVIVPFPLLAVASQVVMLSYLSVAYWLVLIFERSAPAWQETHQDYQKMRFTLTSVVFVSHLFMVAQAVELAG